In one window of Geotrypetes seraphini chromosome 3, aGeoSer1.1, whole genome shotgun sequence DNA:
- the INSM1 gene encoding insulinoma-associated protein 1, producing the protein MPRGFLVKRSKKSTPISYRVRCEESEDERLLLFASSGCLPPISDSPEHGGIGARVVPPVQQQQQQLRDARPPVQFGNPESVYQALYSPTRPVSKEHDKTFFDSRSFNLGSPVSAESFPTPAVLGTIDHLLFPPAAELKLASSGHNPQHPSASGSRNPGKRPPAEAERKPPKPPAAKKAKAIRKLNFEDEVTTSPVLGLRIKEGPLDPPKPRPPSSGGGSKPLGEFICQLCKEEYADPFALAQHKCSRIVRVEYRCPECDKVFSCPANLASHRRWHKPRPLSAPSAKAEEPPGSDRDTPSPGASESGSEEGLYECQQCGKKFRRQAYLRKHLLAHPPKGKEEPPLFPRLEAKEDSKSPGPLDMSAPECHLCPVCGETFPSKPSQERHLRLLHSSQVFPCKYCPATFYSSPGLTRHINKCHPSENRQVILLQMPVRPAC; encoded by the coding sequence ATGCCCAGGGGGTTTTTGGTGAAAAGGAGCAAGAAGTCGACGCCGATCTCGTACCGGGTTCGCTGCGAGGAGAGCGAGGACGAGCGCCTGTTGCTGTTCGCCTCCAGCGGCTGCCTGCCCCCAATCTCGGACAGCCCGGAGCATGGGGGCATCGGCGCTCGGGTGGTGCCcccggtgcagcagcagcagcagcagctccgcgATGCTCGGCCCCCGGTCCAGTTCGGCAACCCCGAGTCGGTGTACCAGGCGCTGTACAGCCCCACCAGGCCCGTCAGCAAGGAGCACGACAAGACGTTTTTCGACAGCCGCAGCTTCAACCTGGGCTCGCCCGTGTCCGCCGAGTCCTTCCCGACTCCCGCCGTGCTCGGCACCATCGaccacctcctcttccccccgGCGGCCGAGCTCAAGCTCGCGTCCTCGGGCCACAACCCGCAGCATCCGTCGGCCAGCGGCAGCAGGAACCCCGGCAAGAGACCCCCGGCCGAGGCCGAGCGCAAGCCGCCCAAGCCCCCGGCCGCCAAGAAGGCCAAAGCCATCCGCAAGCTGAACTTCGAGGACGAGGTCACCACCTCCCCGGTGCTGGGGCTCAGGATCAAGGAGGGGCCGCTGGATCCGCCCAAGCCCCGGCCCCCGTCCTCGGGGGGCGGCAGCAAGCCTCTGGGCGAGTTCATCTGCCAGCTCTGCAAGGAGGAGTACGCCGACCCCTTCGCCCTGGCGCAGCACAAGTGCTCGCGGATCGTGCGCGTCGAGTACCGCTGCCCCGAGTGCGACAAGGTGTTCAGCTGCCCGGCCAACCTGGCGTCGCACCGGCGCTGGCACAAGCCGCGGCCCCTGTCGGCGCCCAGCGCCAAGGCCGAGGAGCCGCCGGGCAGCGACCGCGACACCCCCAGCCCCGGGGCGTCCGAATCGGGCTCCGAAGAGGGGCTCTACGAGTGCCAGCAGTGCGGCAAGAAGTTCCGGCGCCAGGCGTACCTTCGCAAGCACCTGTTGGCCCACCCGCCGAAGGGCAAAGAGGAGCCGCCGCTCTTCCCCAGGCTGGAGGCCAAAGAGGACAGCAAGAGCCCCGGCCCTTTGGACATGAGCGCGCCCGAGTGCCACCTGTGCCCGGTCTGCGGCGAGACCTTTCCCAGTAAGCCCAGTCAAGAGCGTCACCTGCGCCTCCTGCACTCGTCCCAGGTCTTCCCCTGTAAGTACTGCCCGGCCACTTTCTACAGCTCCCCGGGGCTCACCCGGCACATCAACAAATGCCACCCGTCCGAAAACCGGCAGGTTATCCTGCTGCAGATGCCAGTCCGCCCTGCCTGCTGA